From Paraglaciecola sp. L1A13:
TTGAGCACTGGTTTTGCATCACCAGGGTCAACAACTACGCAGGTTTCACCATTGGTTAGACACCAAATATAATTATCCTCGAATGCTTTAATAGGCCTAATTTTCAGGGATGACATAACGATCTCCAGTAACAACAATGATAAAACAGTGTAAAGTAATCCGACATTATACATATTCAAAACCTCAGTGCATGCACTAGTCTCACTATGCTGACTGTGAAAGGTGTAATATGTTGTTGCACATCTGATAAAAATAGGTCGTTATTGTATTGATGAAACCAGCGTTATTAGACAAAAAACTCCGCTATCCTCGGTCTTGGTCGGTATTGCCCTCCGGTATTGAGCGTAAAGCTATTGTTGAAGCCGAACTTGACGAGATCACGCAACAGTTTTTTGGTTATCACCTCGTCAAAGTTGGAAATTTAAGCAGTGAACTTTCTTTGTCGAAATGTTCGATCAAACATTGCGTGAACATGGTAGCCAAAGAGCACGAAAACGCGAGTATGCGTTCTCTATCACGAGATATGGCCCTAAAAGAAAACAGTGTAGACGGTTTCGTATTGGCACATGAACTAGATTTTGCTCAAGATCCCCATCAAATTCTACGAGAGGTAGACAGAGCGATTATGCCAGACGGTGATTTGGTTATCGTTGGCTTTAATCCCTTGAGTTTGACGGGCTTGCGCAAGCTTGTTTGGTTTAATAGTCAAAGTTTGTTGCACGAAGCGCGTTTCTTCAGTGTGCCGAGGATAAAAGATTGGCTACATCTACTTGGATTTGAAGTAACTCTTGTAAGGTATCGGCCCTATACAAAGCTATTTACCGCACGGCCAAACAATATTTTAATTCGCTGGTGTCAGCGCTTTTTACCTCAGTTGGCCAGTGTGTACATTATTGTGGCGAAAAAAAGAACGGTGCCTTTATCACCCATAAAACCAAAGTGGCAGCTTAAGCCTAAATTTAGCACTGTAGGGGCAAGTATTCGTGCGGGAAATTTAAATAGCGAGAAGCCGCAAAACTAAAAAAGCCTGCATCTGAGCTTTTAGCTTGGAAGCAGGCTTTTTACTGTCGCTGTTTAGCGTGTGGTTATTTTACTTTCATACCTGGCTGGGCCCCTTCATGAGGCTCCATAATCCACAAGTCCTTTCCGCCAGGACCCGCAGCAAGTACCATTCCTTCGGATAAGCCAAATCGCATTTTACGCGGTGCTAAGTTTGCTACCATCACAGTCAATTTCCCTACTAAGTCTTCTGGCTGGTAAGCCGACTTTATACCAGCGAATACTTGACGAGTTTCGCCACCTAAATCTAATTCTAAGCGCAGTAATTTATCGGCCTTTTCTACGTGCTCAGCAACGATAATTTTTGCTATACGTAAATCAATTTTCGCAAAATCATCAAATTCGATTGTTTCTGCAATAGGATCTTTTACCAGCGGACTGTTGGGGTCGAGTGTCACCGTCGGCGCTAAGTTTTCTTTAGAGTCGTCAACCATGGCGTTAACCTTATCCATGTCTACGCGCTGCATCAGTGCTTTAAACTTATTGATCTCATGCCCGGTCAACACGCTTTGGGCGCTTGACCAGTTCAAATCATCATTAAAGAACGCTTCTGCTTGCTCGGCCAATTTCGGTACTACCGGCTTTAAATACACCATTAATATGCGGAATAAGTTAATACCGAGTGAGCAAACGTCATGGGTGAATGCTTGTTGGCTTTCATCTTTGATGGTAACCCAAGGTGCGTTGGTATCAATAAATTGGTTGGCTTTATCAGCTAACGCCATAATTTCACGTACGGCTTTATGATATTGACGCTCTTCAAATGCTTGACTAATACTAGCTTGAGCGTTTTGAAATTCCGCAACTAACTCTGGCTCAAGGACATTTTCTGATAGCTTGCCATCGAAGCGCTTAGTAATAAAACTGGCACATCGGCTAGCGATATTAACGACTTTACCTACTAAATCGGAATTCACTTTTTGCGCAAAATCTTCAAAGTTTAGGTCGATATCGCTGACGTTTGCTCCCAGTTTTGACGCAAAATAATAACGCAGATACTCAGGATTTAGGTGCTCTAAATAGGTGCGACCTTTGATAAACGTACCTTTTGATTTCGACATTTTTGCACCATTTACGGTAACAAAACCATGCACGTTGACTCCGGTCGGTTTTCTGAAACCGGCACCTTCAAGCATGGCTGGCCAAAACAAGCAGTGGAAGTAGGTAATGTCTTTACCAATGAAATGGTAGAGCTCGGCAGTGGAATCAGCTCCCCAATATTCATCAAAGTTTATACCAGTGCGGTCACATAGGTTTTTAAAGCTTGCCATGTAACCCACCGGGGCATCTACCCAAACATAGAAAAACTTGTTCGGTGCTCCAGGTATTTCAAACCCAAAGTAAGGCGCGTCACGACTGATATCCCATTGCTGTAGGCCTTTTTCAAACCATTCTTCTAGCTTATTGGTAATTTCACTTTGCAGCGCATCGCTTTTTAACCATGTATGCAACATGTCGGAAAACTGCGGTAAATCGAAGAAAAAGTGCTCTGAGTCTTTCAGCACAGGTGTCGCGCCAGAAACAACCGAACGAGGATTTTTCATTTCTGTTGGGTCGTATGTTGCACCACAGCTATCACAGCTGTCGCCGTTTTGATCTTCGGCACCACAGCTAGGGCAGGTACCTTTTACAAAACGATCAGGCAAGAACATGTTTTTTTCAGGATCGTAA
This genomic window contains:
- a CDS encoding methyltransferase domain-containing protein, yielding MKPALLDKKLRYPRSWSVLPSGIERKAIVEAELDEITQQFFGYHLVKVGNLSSELSLSKCSIKHCVNMVAKEHENASMRSLSRDMALKENSVDGFVLAHELDFAQDPHQILREVDRAIMPDGDLVIVGFNPLSLTGLRKLVWFNSQSLLHEARFFSVPRIKDWLHLLGFEVTLVRYRPYTKLFTARPNNILIRWCQRFLPQLASVYIIVAKKRTVPLSPIKPKWQLKPKFSTVGASIRAGNLNSEKPQN
- the metG gene encoding methionine--tRNA ligase, which codes for MSSQPRKILVTSALPYANGSIHLGHLLEHIQTDIWTRFQRMCGHEIYSVCADDAHGTPVMLKAQELGITPEEMVARTREEHHQDLLDFFVEYDNYHVTHSDENKELSELIYNRLNEAGYISKRTISQLYDPEKNMFLPDRFVKGTCPSCGAEDQNGDSCDSCGATYDPTEMKNPRSVVSGATPVLKDSEHFFFDLPQFSDMLHTWLKSDALQSEITNKLEEWFEKGLQQWDISRDAPYFGFEIPGAPNKFFYVWVDAPVGYMASFKNLCDRTGINFDEYWGADSTAELYHFIGKDITYFHCLFWPAMLEGAGFRKPTGVNVHGFVTVNGAKMSKSKGTFIKGRTYLEHLNPEYLRYYFASKLGANVSDIDLNFEDFAQKVNSDLVGKVVNIASRCASFITKRFDGKLSENVLEPELVAEFQNAQASISQAFEERQYHKAVREIMALADKANQFIDTNAPWVTIKDESQQAFTHDVCSLGINLFRILMVYLKPVVPKLAEQAEAFFNDDLNWSSAQSVLTGHEINKFKALMQRVDMDKVNAMVDDSKENLAPTVTLDPNSPLVKDPIAETIEFDDFAKIDLRIAKIIVAEHVEKADKLLRLELDLGGETRQVFAGIKSAYQPEDLVGKLTVMVANLAPRKMRFGLSEGMVLAAGPGGKDLWIMEPHEGAQPGMKVK